CTCGCCGGGAACCGTCCGAGGAAGGGGCAGCACATTGCGTGGGCGGAATCATCAGCAACGGTCTTCGCCAACTCCTACCTCGGAGCCAGAACCAACAGGGAAGGCGGGCCGTCAGCATTGGCGGCGGCGATCATAGGGAAGACCGCGGAGTACGGCTTGCATCTTGACGAGAACCGGGTGCCGCGAGTACGGATAGATGTCGAAGATATCCCGGAGGGACTTGCCCCTCTGGCTGGATATCTCGTTGGCAAGATTGCCGGGAAGAGAGTGCCTCATATCCGAGGGCTCTCGCTCACATGCGACGAGCACAAGTCGTTCGGGGCAGCCTTGGCGGCCACTGGTGCGGTCTCGATGTACGTATACTCCGAGCGGGGTAAGAAGTCGAAGGTGGACAGAGGCTCGATAGAGGAGTGCGTGTCGCTTCCCGCATCCGAGCTGAGGCGGTGTGCCGAAGGCATGAGAGGCGAAGATGACTGGGACCTTGTGGCGTTCGGCTGCCCCCACTGCTCTCCCGCAGAGCTCCGAGGCATGGCCCGCTTCCTGAAGGACAGGAAACCAAGGAGGGATTGCGATGTCTGGTTCTGCACTTCAAGGAAAGCGTTCGCCTCTTGCCCTAGAGAGGTCGCCACGCTCAGGAAGTTCGGACAGGTTCTGTGCGACACCTGCATGGTCGTCGCCCCAGTAGAGAAGATGTACCGCAAGACCGCCTCAGACTCTGGAAAGGCAATGGTGTATCTTCCATCACTGGGGCGACAACGCGCCTCCTTCAGGCACACGAAATCACTCTTGGAGGCGATCTCACGATAGTCAAGGCCAGGAGGATCAGGGCTGGCCATGCGACCGGAAAGGCCGTGGTCTGCTCATGTCCTGTGTCCTTCCTCGGAGGAGTCGACCCATCCACGGGGAAGATCCTCGACGGCGAGTGCGAGTCTCGAAATCAATCGGTCTCCAACAAGATCTTCTGCTTCCCGTACGGAAAGGGCAGCACGGTTGGATCCTATGCGATGTACCAGCTGAAGCTGAACGGGCTCGCCCCATCAGCCATTGTCAATGGGTCTGCTGAGCCGATCATCGCAACCGGGGCCATCATTGCGGAGATACCGATGGTGGACGGTGTCGATGTATCCCTTCTCAGGACGGGGGACGACTTGGTAGTGGACGCTCAGAACGGTCTTGTGGAACTGCCGAAAGTGGCCGAGAAGCATGTCGTCACATGCATCGTGAGGAACAAGGGAAGAATACTCCTCCTGCAACGGAGCAACAAAGTCGGCTCATACAGAGGGCAA
The sequence above is a segment of the Candidatus Thermoplasmatota archaeon genome. Coding sequences within it:
- a CDS encoding aconitase X catalytic domain-containing protein; translated protein: MHLTADEESILAGEEGRGRQKAMELLVALGDIYDAKRLIPITSAQVSGASFKTIGDAGIKFLEDFSQEAKVSVRASLNPLGLDVRRWRAMGVDEEFHAKQARIVRAYKSLGVEPLYSCTPYLAGNRPRKGQHIAWAESSATVFANSYLGARTNREGGPSALAAAIIGKTAEYGLHLDENRVPRVRIDVEDIPEGLAPLAGYLVGKIAGKRVPHIRGLSLTCDEHKSFGAALAATGAVSMYVYSERGKKSKVDRGSIEECVSLPASELRRCAEGMRGEDDWDLVAFGCPHCSPAELRGMARFLKDRKPRRDCDVWFCTSRKAFASCPREVATLRKFGQVLCDTCMVVAPVEKMYRKTASDSGKAMVYLPSLGRQRASFRHTKSLLEAISR